From the Gemmatimonadales bacterium genome, one window contains:
- a CDS encoding 2-phosphosulfolactate phosphatase, whose protein sequence is MKIDVVYTPSAVAPADLAGRTVVVIDVLRATTTIAVALANGAKAILPAGSTEEAMRIAQNLERDTVILAGERKSVRIEGFGLGNSPAEFGPEAIAGKTIVMTTTNGTQALITAQGAREVMTAAAVNFSAVVARARAALEQHGELVVLCAGGDKQFALEDAFAAGRLTKAVLPDGGLRRVALNDGAVAALELARHYGERWMRALRASAHGRELVELGFRADLEACAAQDAYPVLPLYADRRITANRPANEG, encoded by the coding sequence CGTCGTCTACACGCCGAGCGCGGTCGCGCCGGCCGACCTCGCCGGCCGCACGGTGGTGGTCATCGACGTGCTCCGCGCCACCACCACGATCGCGGTGGCCCTCGCCAACGGGGCCAAGGCGATCCTGCCGGCCGGGTCCACCGAGGAGGCGATGCGCATCGCCCAGAACCTCGAGCGCGACACCGTGATCCTGGCGGGCGAGCGGAAGTCGGTGCGCATCGAGGGCTTCGGCCTCGGCAACTCGCCCGCGGAGTTCGGGCCCGAGGCGATCGCCGGCAAGACCATCGTGATGACCACCACCAACGGGACCCAGGCGCTGATCACCGCGCAGGGCGCCCGCGAGGTGATGACGGCGGCCGCCGTGAACTTCAGCGCCGTGGTCGCGCGCGCCCGCGCGGCCCTCGAGCAGCACGGGGAGCTGGTGGTCCTGTGCGCGGGCGGCGACAAGCAGTTCGCCCTCGAGGACGCGTTCGCCGCGGGACGCCTGACCAAGGCGGTGCTGCCCGACGGGGGCCTCAGGCGCGTGGCCCTGAACGACGGCGCCGTGGCCGCGCTGGAGCTGGCCCGCCACTACGGCGAGCGCTGGATGCGCGCGCTCCGGGCCAGCGCCCACGGCCGCGAGCTGGTGGAGCTGGGGTTCCGCGCGGACCTCGAGGCCTGTGCCGCGCAGGACGCGTACCCCGTGCTCCCCCTCTACGCCGACCGGAGGATCACGGCCAATCGACCCGCGAACGAAGGATGA